A section of the Bradysia coprophila strain Holo2 chromosome X unlocalized genomic scaffold, BU_Bcop_v1 contig_117, whole genome shotgun sequence genome encodes:
- the LOC119067117 gene encoding protein max, translating into MSDDDRDIDIESDDENDSDTRSQNRSSTNGTQFFSQAEKRAHHNALERKRRDHIKDSFTSLKESVPSLQGEKAASRAQILKKAADFIQFMRRKNFSHQQDIDDLKRQNKILEQQIKQLEQQQANLRNGDYHKDMKSDTSSDELTDGEEPIEQKSKKFKSTSSYAG; encoded by the exons ATGAGTGACGATGACAGAGATATTGACATTGAAAGTGAT GATGAAAATGATTCCGATACCAGATCACAAAACCGTTCTTCGACCAATggcacacaatttttttctcag GCTGAAAAACGAGCTCATCACAATGCACTAGAAAGAAAACGTCGAGATCACATAAAAGACAGTTTTACCTCACTGAAAGAATCCGTTCCATCACTGCAAGGCGAAAAGGCAGCGAGTCGAGCTCAAATACTTAAAAAAGCTGccgatttcattcaatttatgcGACGCAAAAACTTTTCGCATCAACAGGACATCGACGACCTGAagagacaaaacaaaattctggaaCAACAAA taaaACAGCTGGAACAACAACAAGCAAACCTAAGAAATGGAGACTATCATAAAGATATGAAATCAGATACATCAAGCGATGAGCTTACAGATGGCGAAGAACCGATCGaacagaaatcgaaaaaattcaaatcaacaTCATCGTATGCTGGTTAG